A segment of the Streptomyces sp. L2 genome:
TTCGCCGTGGACCCCGTAGGGGAGATCGTCGACGAGGCGGTGAAGCTCGGCGCCGACCTGCTCGTCACCCACCACCCGCTCTACCTGCGCGGTACGACGACCGTGGCGGCGTCCACCTTCAAGGGCCGGGTCGTGCACACGCTGATCAAGAACGACATCGCGCTGCACGTCGCCCACACCAACGCCGACACCGCCGACCCCGGCGTCTCGGACGCGCTCGCCGGAGCGCTCGACCTCCGCGTGGTACGACCGCTCGTCCCGGACCCCACCGACCCGGCCGGCTGCCGGGGCCTCGGCCGCGTCTGCGAGCTGGACCACCCGCTCACCGTGCGCGAGCTGGCCGCCCGCGCCGCCGAGCGGCTGCCCGCCACCGCTCAGGGCATCCGGGTGGCCGGCGACCCCGAGGCGCTCGTCCGCACGGTCGCCGTCAGCGGCGGGTCCGGCGACAGCCTCTTCGACCACGTCCGCGCGGCCGGCGTGGACGCCTTCCTCACCGCCGACCTGCGCCACCACCCCGCCTCCGAGGCGGTGGCCCACAGCCCCCTCGCGCTGCTCGACGCGGCGCACTGGGCCACCGAGTGGCCCTGGTGCGAGCTGGCCGCGAGCCAGCTCGACGAGATCTCCGACCGCCACGGCTGGGACCTCAGGGTCCACGTCTCCAAGACGGTCACCGACCCCTGGACCGCCCACGCGGCGTCCACCGCCACCGACAACCAGTAGGAGCCCCCAACTGAACGCCGCGCCCGCCGACCAGATCCGACTCCTCGACGTCCAGGCCCTCGACGTCCGCCTGCAGCAGCTCGCGCACAAGCGGAAGTCGCTGCCCGAGCACGCCGAGATCGAGTCGCTGACCAAGGACCTCACGCAGCTGCGCGACCTGCTCGTGGCCGCGCAGACCGAGGAGAGCGACTGCGCCCGCGAGCAGACGAAGGCCGAGCAGGACGTGGACCAGGTGCGCCGGCGCGCCGCCCGCGACCAGCAGCGCCTGGACTCCGGCGCGGTCACCTCGCCGAAGGACCTGTCCAACCTCCAGCACGAGATCGCCTCCCTCGCCAAGCGGCAGGGCGACCTGGAGGACATCGTCCTGGAGGTCATGGAGCGCCGCGAGGGCGCGCAGGAGCGGGTCGCCGAGCTGACCGAGCGGGTCGGTTCCGTGCAGTCGAAGATCGACGACGCGACCGGCCGCCGGGACACGGTGTTCGAGGAACTCGACGCCGAGGCCTCCTCGGTCACCAAGGAGCGCGAGGTCATCGCCGGCTCCGTCCCCGCGGACCTGCTCAAGCTGTACGACAAGCTGCGCGAGCAGCAGGGCGGCATCGGCGCGGCCAAGCTGTACCAGCGCACCTGCCAGGGCTGCCGCCAGGAGCTGGCGATCACCGAGCTGAACGAGATCCGCTCGGCCGCGCCGGACACCGTGGTCCGCTGCGAGAACTGCCGCCGCATCCTGGTGCGCACGGCCGAGTCGGGTCTGTAGCCGGGGGCCCGGGCCGGTGCGGGAGTTCATCGTCGAGGCCGACGGCGGGTCACGGGGCAACCCCGGGCCCGCCGGCTACGGCGCGGTCGTGATCGACGCGGCGACGGGGGAGACCCTGGCGGAGGCCGCCGAGTACCTCGGTGTCGTCACCAACAACGTCGCCGAGTACCGCGGCCTCCTCGCCGGCCTGAGCGCCGCCCACGCCCTGGACCCCATGGCCCGCGTCCACGTCCGCATGGACTCCAAGCTGGTCGTCGAGCAGATGTCGGGCCGCTGGAAGATCAAACACCCCGACATGAAGCCCCTCGCCACCCAGGCCCGAGCCGCCCACCCCCCGACCCACGTCACCTACGAGTGGATCCCCCGCTCCCAGAACACCCACGCGGACCGCCTGGCCAACGAGGCGATGGACGCGGGCCCACCCCCCGGCACGGCAACCACTCACGCCGCCGGCGCAACCACGGCCACTCACGCCGCCGAAACCGCGACGGCGGACAGCGCCGCCCCCGAGCAGGCCCCCCCATCCCCGCTAGCCGCCGGCAGCGCCGCCGCCGAGTCGGCCTCCCCACCCCACGCAGCTGCGGGCAGCGCCGCTGCCGAGCCGCCCACCTCACCCCACGCAGCTGCGGGCAATCGTGCCGCTGGGGCGGCACGGGTGGGCGCAGCGGCACCTCACAGCGAGCAGCACCCATCCCCCCCGACCGACCCGCACCAGCACACCCCGGCCCACCGGAACCCCGCCCCAACCACCTCGCACCAGCACACCCCGGCCCACCAGAACCCCGCCCCGACCCAGTCCACCCGGGGTTGGTCCAAAGCCCCGGACCTCGGCGCCCCCACCACCCTCGTCCTCCTGCGCCACGGCGAAACCCCCCTGACCCCCCAGAAACGCTTCTCCGGCAGCGGCGGCACCAACCCCTCCCTCTCCGACGCCGGCCGCGACCAGGCCCACCGCGCCGCCACCGCCCTCGCCGCCCGCGGCACGATCCAGGCCGTCGTCGCCTCCCCCCTCGCCCGCACCCAGGAGACCGCCCGCATCGTCGCCGCACGCCTCGGCCTGGACGTGGAGACGGACGACGGCCTCAGGGAGACCGACTTCGGCGCCTGGGAGGGCCTCACCTTCGGCGAGGTCCACACCCGCCACCCCGACGACCTCACCGCCTGGCTCGCCGACCCGGAGGCCCACCCCACCGGCGGCGGCGAGAGCTTCGCCGAGACGGCCGTGCGCATCGCCGCCGCCCGCGACCGCCTGATCGCGGCTCGCGCCGGCCGCACGGTCCTCCTGGTCACGCACGTCACCCCGGTCAAGACCCTGATCCAGCTCGCCCTGGGCGCCCCACCGGAGTCCCTGTTCCGCATGGAACTCTCGGCGGCCTCCCTCTCGGCCGTGGCCTACTACGCGGACGGCAACGCGAGCGTCCGGCTCTTCAACGACACGTCCCACCTGCGCGCCTAGGCGCGCCCAGCGCCGCCGCGGCCCGCGCCAGCGCCTCCACCCGGCCCCAGTCCCCGGCGGCGACGGCGTCCGCCGGCACCATCCAACTCCCGCCCACACACCCGACGTTGGGCAGCGCCAGGTACTCGGGCGCGGTCGTCGGCCCGATCCCGCCCGTCGGGCAGAAGCGGGCCTGCGGCAGCGGCCCGGCCAGTGACGTCAGATACGCCGTCCCGCCCGCCGCCTGCGCCGGGAAGAACTTCATCTCCCGCACCCCGCGCTCCAGCAGCGCGACCACCTCCGAAGCGGTCGACACCCCGGGCAGGAACGGCACCCCGGCCCCCCGCATCGCCGCCAGCAGCGCGTCCGTCCACCCCGGGCTGACCAGGAACCGCGCCCCGGCGTCCACGCACCGCGTCACCTGCTCGGGGGTGAGGACCGTGCCCGCACCGACCACCGCGTCCGGTACCTCCTCGGCGATCGACCGGATCGCGTCCGGCGCGGCCGGGGTCCGCAGCGTCACCTCGATCGCGGGCAGCCCGCCGGCCACCAGCGCCCGCGCCAGCGGTACGGCCCGGGAGGCGTCGGACACGACCACCACGGGCACGACGGGCGCGAGATCCAGCACGGAGGCAGCCGAAGGGGAGGGCGTCATGCCCTCATCGTGCCGAGCCGCTGCACCACCCGCAACGAACGTTGCACATACTGCAATGCCCGCTCGATGTGCTCAGTGGATCTCGTCCACCAGCACATCCAGCGCCCACGGCTTCCCGTCCTTGCCCGGCGCCTCCGCCTCCACCACGTACCCCAGGTCCCGCAGCGCTTCCACCAGCTCCGCCGGCTTCTTCGGCGCGGTCCCGGCCGACAGCAGGCTCCGTACGATCCGGCCCTTGGTCGCCTTGTTGAAGTGGCTGACGACCTTCCGGGTCGGCGCGTGCAGCACCCGTACGGTCGCGGTCCGCCCGGCGACCTCGCCCTTCGGCTTCCACGCCGCCGCGTACGCCGCCGACCGCAGGTCCAGCACCAGCCCGCCGCCCGCGGCCTCCGGCAGCACCTCGGCCATCGGCGCCCGCCAGTGCCCCGCCAGCGCGCCGAGCCCGGGCAGCTTCACGCCCATCGAGCAGCGGTAGGAGGGGATACGGTCCGTGACCCGCACCGCCCCCCACAGCCCCGAGAAGACCAGCAGCGAGCCCGCCGCCCGCCGCTTCGCCGCCGCGTCCAGCGTGGCCAGGCCGAGGGCGTCGTACAGGACACCGGTGTAGATCTCCCCGGCGGGCCGCGCCCCGGCCGTCCGGAGTCCGGTGTTCTTCGCGACCTCCCCGCGCAGCCCCTCGCTCAGCCCCAGCACCTCACGCGCCTTCTCCTCGTCGGCGGCGCACAGCTCGACCAGTTCGTCGAGCACGGCCTCCCGCGCGGCCGAAAGCCCCGGCAGGGACAGCGACTCGGGCTTCAGCGGGGCGCCCTTCCCGGAGGGCGCCTTGCCTTCCGAGGGCGGCAGCAGGACCAGCACCAGGTACTCCTTCTCTTCGGCTCAGCGCCAGGGTACGGGGTGCCTGCCACCCGCCCCCGACCTACGCTCGGGAGTATGCCCCGCCGCCCCATCCGCGTGACCGGCACCCCCGAGGCCCCCCTCAGGGCCGCCCTCACCGCGCTCCGAGCCGAACTCGGCGTCCCGGAGACCTTCCCCGCCGAGGCGCAGGCGGAGGCCGAGCAGTCGGCGAAGGCCCCCGCCCTCACCTCCCACGACTCCCACGACGCCACCGACCTCCCCTTCTTCACTCTCGACCCTCCCGCCCGTCGCCCGCCACCACCCTTCCAAAGAGTCGCTGCGCGACCACCTCTTGATTCCACCGACCTCGACCAGGCCACCCACCTCTCCCGGCACGGCACCGGCTACCGCGTCCGGTACGCCATCGCCGACGTCGCCGCCTTCGTCGTACCCGGCGGCCACCTCGACGCCGAGACGCACCGCCGGGTGAACACCCTCTACTTCCCCGACGAACGCGTCCCGCTGCACCCCGCCGTGCTCAGCGAGGGCGCCGCGAGCCTGCTCCCGGACGGCGTCCGCCCGGCGGTGCTGTGGACGATCGACCTGGACGCGGACGGCCGTACCGGCGCTGTCGACGTACGCCGGGCCCTGGTCCGCAGCCGCGCCCGGCTGGACTACGCGACCGTGCAGCAGCGGATCGACAGCGGCCGGGCCGAGGAACCGCTCGCCCTCCTCAAGGAGATCGGCGAGGCCCGCGAGCGGCTGGAGGTCGAACGCGGCGGCATCTCCCTGAACGTGCCCGAGCAGGAGATCACCGAGCAGGACCACACCTACCACCTCGCCTACCGCGCCCCGCTGCCCGCCGAGGGCTGGAACGCCCAGCTCTCCCTGCTCACCGGCATGGCCGCCGCCGACCTGATGCTGGCCCACGGCACCGGCGTCCTGCGCACCCTCCCGGTCGCCCCGGACGGCGCCGTCGCCCGGCTGCGCCGTACCGCCGTCGCCCTGCACGTCGACTGGCCGCACCACCTGTCGTACGCGGGCCTCATCCGCGGCCTCGACCCGCACCGCCCGAACCACGCGGCCTTCCTCCAGGAGTGCACCACCCTCCTGCGCGGCGCCGGCTACACCGTCTTCCGGGATGGCGTCCTGCCCGGCATCACCACCCACTCCGCCGTCGCCGCCCCCTACGCCCACTGCACGGCACCGCTGCGCCGCCTCGTCGACCGCTACGCCTCCGAGATCTGCCTCGCCGCCGTAGCCGGGCAGGCCCCGCCCGACTGGGTGCTCGCCGCGCTCCCCGCTCTCCCGCACGAGATGGCCGACGGCGCCCGGCGCGCGGGCACGGTCGAACGGGAGTGCGTCGACATCGTCGAGGCCGCCCTGCTCAAGGACCGGGTGGGGGAGGTCTTCGACGGCTGCGTGGTCGAACTCTCCGACCACCAGCCGACCGTCGGCACCGTCCAGCTGGACTCCCCGGCGGTCATCGGCCGCATCGAGGGCGAGCACCTGCCGCTCGGCCGGCGCCTGCGGGTCCGCCTCACCCGGGCGGACCCGGGCACGGCGAAGATCCTGTTCGCACCCGCGTGAGCCCGCCGCTCTCGTGTCCGCCGACGGCGGCCGGGGCTCAGGGGGCGCCGACCGGGTCCCGCTCGCCCAGCCACTGACGCAGGGCATCGCCCAACTCCTGCGCCTTCGTGCCGTCCGTGCCCTCCGCGGTGTCCGCCGCCCAGGCCACGAAGCCGTCCGGGCGGACGAACAGGGCGGCGAGACGGGGCCGTTCCGGGCAGGCGACGGTGCGGACGTCCAGCCGGTCGGCGTACCCCTCGGCGCGGGCGCGCAGCGCGCCGTCGTCGGCGAGGTCGAGCAGCAGGGCGCGGCCGGTGTGCAGGTGGTCGCCGAGCCGGGTGCCGTCGGTCAGGGCGAGGTCGGGGGCGCTGCGGCCGGTCAGCGGGTGGCCGCCGGGAAGGTCGTAGTGCTGCCAGATGCCCGAGATCCGCGTGACCAGGTGGGTGGTGCCGTCGGTGGTGTGCGCCAGGTCGGTCATCACGCGGCGCAGGGCGCGGGCGTGCGGGTCGGGCCGCATCACCGCGATCTGCGCCCGGGTCCAGTCGAGCACCCAGGCGCCGATGGGATGCCGTTCGGCGGTGTAGCTGTCGAGCAGCGTCTCCGGCGCCCGCCCGGCCACCACGGCGGCGAGCTTCCAGCCCAGGTTCATCGCGTCGCCGATGCCGAGGTTGAGCCCCTGCCCGCCGAACGGCGAGTGCACATGGGCCGCGTCCCCGGCGAGCAGCACCCGGCCCTTGCGGTACTCGGAGACCTGGCGGGCGTTGTCCGTGAACCGCGTCGCCGAGACGACCTTCTCGACGCTCACCTCGGGCACCCCCGTCACCCGGCGCAGGCTCGCCTGCAACTCCTCGGCGGTGACCGCCGCGGACCGGTCGGCGGGGGGCCCGTCGAACTCCACGGTGAGGATGCGGCCGGGGAAGGGACCGTGGACGTACGTCCCCACGTCCGTGGTGTTCCAGCCGGGCAGGAGCCGCTCGTCGCCGGTCATCTCGACGATCGCCTGGTAGCCGGTGATCTCCGGGTCGGTGCCGGGGAAGCCGAACCCGGCGAGCTTGCGGACCGTGCTCCGGCCGCCGTCGCAGCCGACCAGCCAGCCGGCCCGCACCGGGCCCCTGCCCGTCCGTACGGTCACCCCGTCGTCGTCGGCCTCGAAGCCGGTCACCTCCACGCCCCGGCGCACCTCGACGCCCAGCTCGGCGGCCCGGCGGCCCAGGATCCGCTCCAGCTCGGCCTGCGGCACGACGAGGCCGGCCTCACGGGCGGGGCCGAGGTCGGCCCAGGCGGGGTCGGAGCCGTCGAACAGGTCCGCGCCCATCATGATCCCGGCGAAGTGGCCGAGGAACTTCGCCGGCGGACGGGCCGGTTCGCCCTTCTCCCCCTGACGGTCCCTGAAGGCGCGCAGGTGCTCCAGCGCCGCCTCCCACACCGCGTTCAGCTCCGGCAGCAGGCCCCGCCGGTAGAACGACACCGCGCTCGGCACGTTGACCGAGCCGGCCTTGATCGTCTCGTCCACCTCGGTGAGCCGCTCCACGGCCAGCACCCGAGCCCCGCCCAGCCGCAGCTCGCACGCGAGGAAGAGCCCCACCGGCCCCGCACCGGCCACCACCACGTCGTAATCCGTCACCCGCACAATGTAGTCACTAAATCTTTTGACTGGCTACACTTTCGGACTGTCGGGCCCCGGACTATCGTCCCCCCATGGACGAGTCCCCGCCCCAGGAGCCGCGGTCCCTGCGCGAACGCAAGAAGAGACAGACCCGGCAGCGGATCTCGGACATCGCCACGCTCCTGTTCCGCGAGCGCGGCTTCGACAAGGTGACCGTGGCGGAAGTGGCAGCCGCCGCTGGAGTCTCCACGATGACCGTCTTCAACTACTTCCCGCGCAAGGAGGACCTGTTCCTCGACCGCATCCCCGAGGCCGCCGCCCTGTTCGCCGGCGCCGTACGCGACCGCGCGCCGGGCGAACCCCCGCTCGCCGCGCTGCGCCGCCTCACCCTCCGCCTCCTCGACGAACGGCACCCGCTGGGCGGGGTGGGGGAGACGCTCCCGCCGTTCTGGCGGATCGTCGCCGCGTCACCCGCGCTGCGGGCCCGCGCCCGCGAGGGCCTCGACGAGGTCGAGACGGCCCTGGCCGCGGCCCTCACCGAAGCGGCCTCCGCCGACCCGGGCGTGCCGGCGGCCGACCCCGTCCTCCTCGCCGCGCTCACGATCGCCGCGTACCGCACGGTGGTCACCGCCTCCCTGCGCCGCCTGTCCGCCGGGGATCCCGTGGAGGAGGTGGCCGAGGACCACCGGGCGCGACTGGGGTCGGCGTTCGACGCGCTGGAGCGGATGACGGGCTAGGCCGGCGGGCCCGTGCGGACCGCACCGGCCGACCCGTGCACCGGCCGACCCGTGCACCGGCCGACCCGTGCACCGGCCGACCCGTGCGCCGGCGGGCCCGTGCGGACCGCACCGGCCGACCCGTGCGAGCCCGCGGGTATGGAAGTGCCCCCGCCAGGTGTTGCACCCCGTACGCGACTGACGGGCTTCGCTCGGTGGGCCGTCGCGACCGACGGGCTTCGCTCGGTGGGCCGTACGAAGAAGGGGGTGCCCATGGCAGAACAGGCGCTGTGGACGAGGGCCCGGCTGGGCCGCTGCGGCCCCCCGCTCGACCTGCTCACCGCGAACTTCCGCCGGCACACCTACGCCCCGCACGCCCACGACGAGTACACGATCGGCGTCTGCGTCGGCGGCTCCGAGATCATCGACTACCGGGGCGGCCACATCCGCACCGGCCCCGGCTCGATCGTCGTCCTCGACCCCGGCGAGATGCACACCGGCGGCCCCCAGAACGCCACCGACGGGTACGCCTACCGCGCCCTGTACGCCGACCCGTCCCTCCTGGCCGACGGCACCCTCGGCGGCCTCCCGCACTTCCGCGAGCCCCTCCTCGACGACCCAGAGCTGACCGCCGCCCTGTGCCGCGCCCACACCGAACTCAGCGCCTGCCCCGATTCGTTGGAGGCCGAGTCCCGCCTGCCCTGGCTGCTGACCGCCCTGGCCCGCCGCCACTCCACGGCACGTTCGGCGCCCGACCTCATTCCCGGCGCCGGGGCGATAGCGCGCACCGTCCGCGACCGCCTGGCGGACGAACTGACGGCACCCCCCTCCCTCGCGCTCCTCGCGTCGGACCTGGGCCTGTCCCGCTACCAACTCCTCCGGGCCTTCCGTACGACCATGGGCATACCGCCGTACGCCTGGCTCGCCCAGCACCGGGTGGCCAGGGCGCGGGAGCTGCTGGCGGCCGGACTGCGCCCCGCCGAGGTCGCCCCCCTCGTGGGCTTCGCGGACCAGGCCCACCTGACCCGCTGGTTCCGCCGGGTGCTCGGGGTGACGCCGGCGGCGTACCGCAACAGCGTTCAAGACTCACGCCGCTGACCTGTCCGAAACTCGCCGTATGACTGCACGCGGCTGGTTCCTGTTCTCCCTGATGGGAGTGATCTGGGGGATCCCCTACCTGATGATCAAGGTGGCGGTGGACTCGGTGTCCCCGCCCGTGGTGGTGTTCACGCGCTGCGCGCTGGGCGCGGCCCTGCTCCTCCCCTTCGCGCTCCGCCAGGGCGGCCTCGGCACCACGGTCCGCACCCACTGGCGCCCCCTGCTGGCCTTCGCGTGCCTGGAGATCATGGTCCCCTGGTTCACCCTGACCGACGCGGAACGGCACCTGTCCAGCTCGACGTCGGGCCTGCTGATCGCGGGCGTACCGATCGTCGGAGTCGTCGCCGCCCGCTTCTTCGGCCAGACGGAACGCCTGGGCCCCCGCCGCGTCACGGGTCTGGCCCTGGGTTTGGCTGGCGTCACGGTCCTCACCCTCCCGCACCTCACGGGCGGCGACACCCGCTCCCTCTTCGAGGTCTTCCTGACGGTGGTGGGCTACGCGACGGCCCCCCTCATAGCCGCGCGCAGCCTGAAGGACGTCCCGTCCCTGCACCTCACCGCGGCCTGCCTGACCCTGGCGGCCCTGGTCTACGCCCCGGCGGCGGCCCTCACCCGCCCTGCGTCCGTCCCCGCCCCCTCCGTCCTGGCCGCGCTGGCCGGCCTGGGCGTGATCTGCACGGCGGTCGCGTTCGTGGCGTTCCTGGAGCTGATCAAGGAGACGGGCCCGACGCGGGCGACGGTGATCACGTACGTCAACCCGGCGGTCGCCGTCGCGGCAGGCGCCCTCTTCCTGAACGAGAGCCTCACCCTCCCCGTCCTGGCCGCGTTCGCCCTGATCCTGGCCGGCTCGGTCCTCGCGACCGCCGCCGCACCGACCAGGCGCGGACGCCCGGTACCATGGTCCACACGGCAGACGAGCCGGGCGGACGGCCGCGTGGAATCCCCTTAGGGGACTCCCCGAGGAACGTCCGGGCTCCACAGGGCAGGGTGATGGCTAACGGCCACCCGGGGTGACCCGCGGGACAGTGCCACAGAAAACAGACCGCCGGAGACTTCGGTCCCCGGTAAGGGTGAAACGGTGGTGTAAGAGACCACCAGTGCCCAGGGCGACCTGGGCAGCTAGGTAAACCCCACCCGGAGCAAGGTCAAAAGGAAACACCCCGGTGTTTCTGCGCGGACGTTCGAGGGCTGCCCGCCCGAGTCCGCGGGTAGACCGCACGAGGCCGGTGGCAACACCGGCCCTAGATGGATGGCCGTCGCCCCGGCGTCCGCGAGGACCCCGGGGAACAGAACCCGGCGTACAGCCCGACTCGTCTGCCGCTATGTGCGCCTTGTCCCGGAAGGGGCCTCCGACCCGCGTCGGAGGCCCCTTCTGCTGCTCCACCGGTTGTCAGGGCAGCGGAAGGCAGGCCCAGACCGTCTTGCCCGACGGTGGGTACGGGGCGGTGCCCCAGCGGGTCGCCAGCGTGTCGACCAGGAGCAGGCCGCGGCCGGACTCGGCGGTGGGGGCGGTGTCGCGGGGCCGGGGCGGGCGGTCGCCCCGGGGGTCGGCGACCTCCACGCGGAGTGTGCGCGGGGTGTCCAGAGTGAGGCTGAGGCGGAAGCAGCGGCCTCTCACCCTGCCGTGGGTCACCGCGTTCGCGGCCAGCTCGGCGACGACGAGTAGCGCCGACTCGACAGGCGTACTGGAGGCCGGCCGGCCCCACTCCACCAGCTGATGAGCCGTCAACAACCTCGCCAGACGGGCACCGCGGGGCGTCGCGCTGAGGAGCTGAGTGAAGCGGGGCGGAGTGGGAGCGGTGAACCGGGGGGTGGAGATTTGTGACTTCATGTCACCGAGCGTGCTCGGCTCGTTCTAACCTGACCAGGAATTCCCTTGGTACGGAGGGTGTGCGTACCGGTACGGAACGTGTGCCGTACCGGGTGTCGGCCGTGACCTGGCAGGGCGGAGGACGGGGTGTCGGAAACACCGGAGCCGTACGACGACGGTGAGTTGAGCAGTGACCTGGTGCGGGCCATCGGCAAGCAGGTGAGGCTGCTGCGCGAGCGGGCCGGGCTCACCCAGAAGGAGTTGGGGGACCGGCTCGGCTACAGCGAGGACCTCATCTCCTCGCTGGAACGGGGCAGGCGCACGCCCCAGGCCGAGTTCCTGATCGCCGCGGACGAAGTGCTGGGCGCGGGCGGCATGTTGAAGGCCGTCATCGAGGACATCGAGAAGGCCAAGGCGCGGGCTCGGGTCCGGCATCCGGCGTGGTTCAAGGATTACGCCCGGCTGGAGCGGGAGGCCGTGGAGATCAACGACTACAGCTGCCATGACATCCCCGGGCTGTTCCAGACCGAGCGACGGATCCGGGCGCTGTACGAGATGCGGAAGCCTTTGCTGGACGAGGAGACCATCGAACTCCGGGTGGCCTCGCGGCTGGCGAGGCAGGAGATCCTGACCCACTGGCCGCCACCCATGATCAGCTGCGTCATCGACGAGTCCGTGCTACGACGGCCCCTTGGCGGCCCGGCGGTGCACATGGAGCAGTTGCAGCACCTGCTCCGGCTGGCTGGTCTGCGCAATGTGGAGCTGCAGATCATGCCGACCGAGCGGACCGAACACGCCGGAATGGGCGGGTCGTTCATCCTGCTGACACCCAAGGGGAAACGGCAGGTTGGGTACACCGAGGTGCAGGACTCCGCCCGCTTGTCCACTGACCCGGAGGAAGTACGTATCCTGGCCGCACGCTACGGAAGCATCAGGGCTCAGGCGCTCACCATGCAGGAGTCCATCGCCTTGATCGAGAGCATGCTGGGGGATTGATGAGCACCGCCGAGCCCGAGCACCTGGCCTGGTTCAAAAGCAGCTACAGCGGCAACGAGGGTGGCGCTTGCCTGGAAGTCGCACTTGCCTGGGTAAAAAGCAGCTACAGCGGCAACGAGGGCGGCGAATGCCTCGAAGCCGCCGCCACCCCCCACGCCGTCCACATCCGGGACTCCAAGGCCCCCGCCCGTGCCCAACTGCGCTTTGGCGCCCCGCAGTGGACCGCCTTCGTGAGGTTCGCCGGAACCCGCTGACGTCAGCGCGGAGCCTGGTCACGCGGCCCGAGCGGTCGCTGCCGTACGGCCGACAGGTGCTCCTCGAACACCGCCCGTGCCTCCGGTGTCAGCGTGCGGAGCGCCACCAGCGCGGTGATGGCCACGTCGCAGAGTTCGGACTGGACGTCGTCCCAGGTGTGGGTGACGCCCTTGCGGGGGTTCTGGCCGGTCGCGCCGATGACCGCCTCGGCCACCTCGCCGACCTCCTCGGAGAGTTTCAGGATGCGGAGCAGGACGCCTTCCCGGCCGGCGTGCGCGCGGGTCGCCTCCAGGCGGGTCCAGAGGTCGTCGACGGAGGTCCACAGGTCCGGGTGGTGTGTGTCGTCGGTCATGGCGTGCAG
Coding sequences within it:
- a CDS encoding RNB domain-containing ribonuclease; protein product: MPRRPIRVTGTPEAPLRAALTALRAELGVPETFPAEAQAEAEQSAKAPALTSHDSHDATDLPFFTLDPPARRPPPPFQRVAARPPLDSTDLDQATHLSRHGTGYRVRYAIADVAAFVVPGGHLDAETHRRVNTLYFPDERVPLHPAVLSEGAASLLPDGVRPAVLWTIDLDADGRTGAVDVRRALVRSRARLDYATVQQRIDSGRAEEPLALLKEIGEARERLEVERGGISLNVPEQEITEQDHTYHLAYRAPLPAEGWNAQLSLLTGMAAADLMLAHGTGVLRTLPVAPDGAVARLRRTAVALHVDWPHHLSYAGLIRGLDPHRPNHAAFLQECTTLLRGAGYTVFRDGVLPGITTHSAVAAPYAHCTAPLRRLVDRYASEICLAAVAGQAPPDWVLAALPALPHEMADGARRAGTVERECVDIVEAALLKDRVGEVFDGCVVELSDHQPTVGTVQLDSPAVIGRIEGEHLPLGRRLRVRLTRADPGTAKILFAPA
- a CDS encoding C4-type zinc ribbon domain-containing protein translates to MNAAPADQIRLLDVQALDVRLQQLAHKRKSLPEHAEIESLTKDLTQLRDLLVAAQTEESDCAREQTKAEQDVDQVRRRAARDQQRLDSGAVTSPKDLSNLQHEIASLAKRQGDLEDIVLEVMERREGAQERVAELTERVGSVQSKIDDATGRRDTVFEELDAEASSVTKEREVIAGSVPADLLKLYDKLREQQGGIGAAKLYQRTCQGCRQELAITELNEIRSAAPDTVVRCENCRRILVRTAESGL
- a CDS encoding FAD-dependent oxidoreductase, translated to MTDYDVVVAGAGPVGLFLACELRLGGARVLAVERLTEVDETIKAGSVNVPSAVSFYRRGLLPELNAVWEAALEHLRAFRDRQGEKGEPARPPAKFLGHFAGIMMGADLFDGSDPAWADLGPAREAGLVVPQAELERILGRRAAELGVEVRRGVEVTGFEADDDGVTVRTGRGPVRAGWLVGCDGGRSTVRKLAGFGFPGTDPEITGYQAIVEMTGDERLLPGWNTTDVGTYVHGPFPGRILTVEFDGPPADRSAAVTAEELQASLRRVTGVPEVSVEKVVSATRFTDNARQVSEYRKGRVLLAGDAAHVHSPFGGQGLNLGIGDAMNLGWKLAAVVAGRAPETLLDSYTAERHPIGAWVLDWTRAQIAVMRPDPHARALRRVMTDLAHTTDGTTHLVTRISGIWQHYDLPGGHPLTGRSAPDLALTDGTRLGDHLHTGRALLLDLADDGALRARAEGYADRLDVRTVACPERPRLAALFVRPDGFVAWAADTAEGTDGTKAQELGDALRQWLGERDPVGAP
- the eda gene encoding bifunctional 4-hydroxy-2-oxoglutarate aldolase/2-dehydro-3-deoxy-phosphogluconate aldolase, with protein sequence MTPSPSAASVLDLAPVVPVVVVSDASRAVPLARALVAGGLPAIEVTLRTPAAPDAIRSIAEEVPDAVVGAGTVLTPEQVTRCVDAGARFLVSPGWTDALLAAMRGAGVPFLPGVSTASEVVALLERGVREMKFFPAQAAGGTAYLTSLAGPLPQARFCPTGGIGPTTAPEYLALPNVGCVGGSWMVPADAVAAGDWGRVEALARAAAALGAPRRAGGTCR
- the yaaA gene encoding peroxide stress protein YaaA, with the protein product MLVLLPPSEGKAPSGKGAPLKPESLSLPGLSAAREAVLDELVELCAADEEKAREVLGLSEGLRGEVAKNTGLRTAGARPAGEIYTGVLYDALGLATLDAAAKRRAAGSLLVFSGLWGAVRVTDRIPSYRCSMGVKLPGLGALAGHWRAPMAEVLPEAAGGGLVLDLRSAAYAAAWKPKGEVAGRTATVRVLHAPTRKVVSHFNKATKGRIVRSLLSAGTAPKKPAELVEALRDLGYVVEAEAPGKDGKPWALDVLVDEIH
- a CDS encoding TetR/AcrR family transcriptional regulator, translating into MDESPPQEPRSLRERKKRQTRQRISDIATLLFRERGFDKVTVAEVAAAAGVSTMTVFNYFPRKEDLFLDRIPEAAALFAGAVRDRAPGEPPLAALRRLTLRLLDERHPLGGVGETLPPFWRIVAASPALRARAREGLDEVETALAAALTEAASADPGVPAADPVLLAALTIAAYRTVVTASLRRLSAGDPVEEVAEDHRARLGSAFDALERMTG
- a CDS encoding bifunctional RNase H/acid phosphatase yields the protein MREFIVEADGGSRGNPGPAGYGAVVIDAATGETLAEAAEYLGVVTNNVAEYRGLLAGLSAAHALDPMARVHVRMDSKLVVEQMSGRWKIKHPDMKPLATQARAAHPPTHVTYEWIPRSQNTHADRLANEAMDAGPPPGTATTHAAGATTATHAAETATADSAAPEQAPPSPLAAGSAAAESASPPHAAAGSAAAEPPTSPHAAAGNRAAGAARVGAAAPHSEQHPSPPTDPHQHTPAHRNPAPTTSHQHTPAHQNPAPTQSTRGWSKAPDLGAPTTLVLLRHGETPLTPQKRFSGSGGTNPSLSDAGRDQAHRAATALAARGTIQAVVASPLARTQETARIVAARLGLDVETDDGLRETDFGAWEGLTFGEVHTRHPDDLTAWLADPEAHPTGGGESFAETAVRIAAARDRLIAARAGRTVLLVTHVTPVKTLIQLALGAPPESLFRMELSAASLSAVAYYADGNASVRLFNDTSHLRA
- a CDS encoding Nif3-like dinuclear metal center hexameric protein, yielding MPRLSEVIAALENLWPAERAESWDAVGTVVGDPDQEITRVLFAVDPVGEIVDEAVKLGADLLVTHHPLYLRGTTTVAASTFKGRVVHTLIKNDIALHVAHTNADTADPGVSDALAGALDLRVVRPLVPDPTDPAGCRGLGRVCELDHPLTVRELAARAAERLPATAQGIRVAGDPEALVRTVAVSGGSGDSLFDHVRAAGVDAFLTADLRHHPASEAVAHSPLALLDAAHWATEWPWCELAASQLDEISDRHGWDLRVHVSKTVTDPWTAHAASTATDNQ